A part of Myxococcus landrumus genomic DNA contains:
- a CDS encoding extracellular catalytic domain type 1 short-chain-length polyhydroxyalkanoate depolymerase: MSSWRSRLAFLWLGLLPAGCGEVDVAPAPVAGLEEARQGLTQVTGFGSNPGNLLMYRHVPSGMPANAPVVVVLHGCTQNATGMELSGWTAAANVYKFYLVYPQQQGSNSGTQCFNWFEPGDTSRDSGEALSIKQMVDAMKATYSVDASRVYVAGFSAGGYMTSALLAVYPDVFSAGAINAGGPFQCATSMTSALSCMSPGTDRTPTAWGNLVRGGYPAYSGPRPRVSIWYGTSDFTVRPLNGTEALEQWTDVHGIDQTPDTVETVSGFPHKVYRDGAGMARVETWELTGMGHAVAFDAQFNFPGSTTACGSTGAYMTDVNLCAVYHQATFFGLTGGGGGPGGDTTPPTVQVTSPVEGATVRGTVTVAVSASDDVGVARVELLVDGSPVATDTVAPYEFAWSSEGVGNGAHTLGARAYDGAGNVGLDEDTHVTVDNTGTPTPVTATFTSLAAEDGYLKANADGSGVALGTLSNLALGRGTDGKSNRAFLSFDTSSLPDGATVTRAFVTVSYSSGSGDPWSTPVGNTLVVDVNAGTFNAAATEVSDWAAAASASAVASIDRFTTGAKSSGDFSASGLAAIHRAGRTQLRLRFSQEQTATQYLFVKDSTNAVLTVVYTP, from the coding sequence ATGTCCTCGTGGCGTTCTCGACTGGCATTCCTGTGGCTGGGCCTGCTCCCCGCGGGCTGTGGCGAGGTGGACGTGGCGCCCGCCCCGGTGGCAGGACTCGAAGAGGCCCGGCAGGGGCTGACGCAGGTGACGGGCTTCGGGAGCAACCCGGGCAACCTGCTGATGTACCGGCACGTGCCCTCGGGGATGCCGGCCAACGCGCCGGTGGTGGTGGTGCTCCACGGCTGCACGCAGAACGCGACGGGCATGGAGCTGAGCGGCTGGACGGCCGCGGCCAACGTCTACAAGTTCTACCTCGTGTATCCGCAGCAGCAGGGCAGCAACAGCGGCACTCAGTGCTTCAACTGGTTCGAGCCCGGGGACACCTCGCGCGACTCGGGTGAGGCGCTCTCCATCAAGCAGATGGTGGATGCGATGAAGGCCACGTACTCCGTCGACGCGTCGCGGGTGTACGTCGCGGGCTTCTCGGCGGGCGGGTACATGACGTCCGCGCTGCTGGCCGTTTATCCCGACGTGTTCTCCGCCGGCGCCATCAACGCGGGAGGGCCCTTCCAGTGCGCCACGTCCATGACGTCGGCGCTCTCCTGCATGAGCCCCGGCACGGACAGGACGCCCACGGCCTGGGGGAACCTGGTGCGCGGTGGGTACCCAGCGTACTCGGGCCCTCGTCCCCGGGTGTCCATCTGGTACGGCACCAGCGACTTCACGGTGCGGCCCCTGAATGGCACGGAGGCCCTGGAGCAGTGGACGGACGTGCATGGCATCGACCAGACGCCAGACACGGTGGAGACCGTCTCGGGCTTCCCGCACAAGGTCTATCGGGACGGCGCGGGGATGGCTCGGGTGGAGACGTGGGAGCTCACGGGCATGGGGCACGCGGTGGCCTTCGATGCGCAGTTCAACTTCCCGGGCAGCACCACGGCGTGTGGCTCCACCGGCGCGTACATGACCGATGTGAACCTCTGCGCCGTGTACCACCAGGCCACGTTCTTCGGACTCACCGGTGGCGGTGGTGGCCCCGGGGGAGACACCACTCCGCCCACGGTCCAGGTGACGTCTCCAGTGGAGGGGGCCACGGTGCGAGGCACCGTGACGGTGGCGGTGAGTGCCTCGGACGACGTGGGAGTCGCTCGCGTGGAGCTGCTGGTGGATGGGAGCCCCGTCGCGACGGACACGGTGGCTCCGTACGAGTTCGCGTGGAGCAGCGAGGGCGTGGGGAATGGGGCGCACACGCTGGGGGCTCGGGCGTATGACGGCGCGGGCAACGTGGGGTTGGATGAAGACACGCACGTCACCGTGGACAACACCGGTACGCCGACGCCCGTGACGGCCACCTTCACGAGCCTTGCCGCGGAGGACGGCTACCTGAAGGCCAACGCGGACGGGAGCGGCGTGGCGCTGGGGACGCTGTCGAACCTGGCGCTCGGGCGGGGGACGGATGGGAAGTCCAACCGCGCGTTCCTCTCGTTCGACACGTCGAGCCTCCCGGATGGGGCCACCGTCACTCGGGCCTTCGTGACGGTGAGCTACTCCTCGGGCTCCGGGGACCCCTGGTCGACGCCCGTGGGCAACACGCTGGTCGTCGATGTGAACGCGGGGACGTTCAACGCCGCGGCCACGGAGGTCTCCGACTGGGCGGCGGCCGCGAGCGCGAGCGCGGTGGCCAGCATCGACCGCTTCACCACGGGCGCGAAGAGCTCCGGGGACTTCAGCGCCTCGGGGCTGGCCGCCATCCACCGGGCGGGGAGGACGCAGCTTCGGCTGCGCTTCAGCCAGGAGCAGACGGCGACCCAGTACCTCTTCGTGAAGGACTCGACGAATGCCGTGCTCACGGTGGTGTACACACCGTGA
- a CDS encoding alkaline phosphatase D family protein has protein sequence MKKLLGPMLYAKDQRSKDTWSFFVNLYVGGVDPAHPPPVKLRFRTLEGQELPDVVSPQVTRVADFSALKSRVAGVLWRWEVTLPRAETHVRVTYRFEPVEGGPALEEVDYAGPTDTVRPWGTEDVKTVVVPAKGALPRAAFFSCNGASDARTWGAVMRMKRPFGCWTDMLTQHEEPHEGGFELLMGGGDQVYADSLLDHEPMVEFRKRELEQKLNRDFGPPQGFHEAMLARYVELYCERWSGSVGIAPMLARVPGLFTWDDHDIFDGWGSHESLQSCEWFESLYSAAALAFEAFQLGALRGGDMPTRRKPCDMHYLQTRHFVGDECDMDVVALDLRSGRTYCKQPNGRMAHEVMSRGQWAALDAWRLAHAKDAGLKPRHVLLLSSIPLVHLRFGSAVESMSADTEMHDDMMDQWESLVHRGERIRLMVDLLQLAKASCCAVTVVSGDVHVGARGLIRSRNPEHIPAGLAEAAIEQVTSSGIVHPPPDMLQFMGMRMLAEDAVDDLPSYMQTEMLPVGKGRYLRERNWLSLRVEPARTKTSRPKLWLRWEAEHTALSMQVVVEPPPLVPAAPASGG, from the coding sequence ATGAAGAAGCTCCTGGGGCCCATGCTGTACGCGAAGGACCAACGGTCGAAGGACACCTGGTCCTTCTTCGTGAACCTGTACGTGGGCGGCGTGGACCCGGCGCACCCTCCTCCGGTGAAGCTGCGCTTCCGCACGCTGGAGGGCCAGGAGCTCCCGGACGTGGTGTCCCCCCAGGTGACACGGGTGGCGGACTTCTCCGCGCTGAAGAGTCGGGTTGCGGGGGTGTTGTGGCGGTGGGAGGTGACGCTGCCGCGCGCGGAGACCCACGTCCGGGTGACGTACCGCTTCGAGCCCGTGGAGGGAGGCCCCGCGCTGGAGGAGGTGGACTACGCCGGGCCGACGGACACGGTGAGGCCGTGGGGCACGGAGGACGTGAAGACGGTGGTGGTGCCCGCGAAGGGCGCCCTGCCCCGCGCGGCCTTCTTCTCCTGCAATGGCGCCAGCGACGCGAGGACGTGGGGCGCGGTGATGCGGATGAAGCGTCCCTTTGGGTGCTGGACGGACATGCTCACGCAGCACGAGGAGCCCCATGAAGGAGGCTTCGAGCTGCTGATGGGAGGAGGAGACCAGGTGTACGCGGACTCGCTCCTGGACCATGAGCCGATGGTGGAGTTCCGCAAGCGGGAGCTGGAGCAGAAGCTGAACCGGGACTTCGGCCCGCCCCAGGGTTTCCATGAGGCGATGCTGGCGCGCTACGTGGAGCTGTACTGCGAGCGCTGGAGCGGCTCGGTAGGCATCGCGCCCATGCTGGCGCGAGTGCCGGGCCTCTTCACCTGGGACGACCACGACATCTTCGACGGCTGGGGCTCACACGAGAGCTTGCAGTCCTGCGAGTGGTTCGAGTCCCTCTACAGCGCCGCCGCGCTCGCCTTCGAGGCCTTCCAACTGGGGGCGCTGAGAGGCGGAGACATGCCGACCAGGCGCAAGCCCTGTGACATGCACTACCTCCAGACGCGTCACTTCGTCGGCGACGAGTGCGACATGGACGTGGTGGCGTTGGACCTGCGCAGCGGGCGCACCTACTGCAAGCAGCCGAACGGGAGGATGGCGCACGAGGTGATGAGCCGGGGGCAGTGGGCGGCGCTGGATGCGTGGCGGCTGGCGCACGCGAAGGACGCGGGCCTCAAGCCCCGGCACGTGCTGCTGTTGTCCTCCATCCCGCTGGTGCACCTGCGCTTCGGCTCCGCGGTGGAGTCGATGAGCGCGGACACGGAGATGCACGACGACATGATGGACCAGTGGGAGTCCCTGGTGCATCGAGGCGAGCGCATCCGGTTGATGGTGGACCTGCTCCAACTCGCGAAGGCGTCCTGCTGCGCGGTGACGGTGGTGTCCGGCGACGTGCACGTGGGCGCACGAGGTCTCATCCGCTCGCGCAATCCGGAGCACATCCCCGCGGGGCTCGCGGAGGCGGCGATAGAACAGGTGACGTCCTCTGGCATCGTCCACCCGCCGCCCGACATGCTCCAGTTCATGGGCATGCGGATGCTGGCGGAGGACGCGGTGGATGACCTGCCGTCGTACATGCAGACGGAGATGCTCCCGGTGGGCAAGGGCCGCTACCTGCGCGAGCGCAACTGGCTGTCATTGAGGGTGGAGCCCGCGCGCACGAAGACCTCGCGCCCCAAGCTGTGGCTGCGCTGGGAGGCCGAGCACACCGCGCTCTCCATGCAGGTGGTGGTGGAGCCTCCGCCGCTCGTCCCGGCTGCTCCTGCTTCGGGGGGCTGA
- the gshB gene encoding glutathione synthase has translation MAALTIAFLMDPLETVRVDHDSTFALMLEAQKRGHRVLYFEQGWLRFNGRAAEARMRHVTVRREVGQHFDVLDEVPRELSDVDVLFLRKDPPVDVEFLHATQMVELCPERPPVYLNHPAGIRDANEKLFSLRYADLMPDTRITRELPVLLDFIARNVQGTILKPVDGFGGKGILFLSPGDRNARSAVELLTQGGREAVVAQAYIPESRQGDKRILMVDGEPVGGVLRVPSGDDHRGNMAAGGTPHKAVLTARDREICERLKPELRKRGLLFVGIDVLGDYLTEVNVTSPTGVVEANLLDDVCIEAHVIDLAERLAAEQRPAR, from the coding sequence ATGGCCGCGCTCACCATTGCCTTCCTGATGGACCCGCTCGAGACGGTGCGGGTGGACCACGATTCCACCTTCGCGCTGATGCTGGAGGCGCAGAAGCGGGGCCACCGGGTGCTCTACTTCGAGCAGGGGTGGCTGCGTTTCAACGGCCGGGCGGCGGAGGCGCGCATGCGCCATGTCACTGTGCGCCGGGAGGTGGGGCAGCACTTTGACGTGCTCGACGAGGTGCCGCGCGAGCTGTCGGACGTCGACGTGCTCTTCCTGCGCAAGGACCCGCCGGTGGACGTGGAATTTCTCCACGCCACGCAGATGGTGGAGCTGTGTCCGGAGCGTCCGCCCGTCTACTTGAACCACCCCGCGGGCATCCGCGACGCGAACGAGAAGCTCTTTTCGCTGCGCTACGCGGACTTGATGCCGGACACGCGCATCACCCGCGAGCTGCCGGTGCTGCTGGACTTCATCGCTCGCAACGTGCAGGGCACCATCCTCAAGCCCGTGGATGGGTTTGGTGGGAAGGGCATCCTCTTCCTGTCGCCGGGAGACCGGAACGCGCGCTCGGCGGTGGAGCTGCTCACGCAGGGGGGCCGCGAGGCCGTCGTCGCGCAGGCGTACATCCCGGAGAGCCGCCAGGGCGACAAGCGCATTCTCATGGTGGATGGCGAGCCGGTGGGCGGCGTGCTGCGAGTGCCCTCGGGTGATGACCACCGGGGCAACATGGCCGCCGGTGGCACGCCCCACAAGGCGGTGCTCACCGCCCGGGACCGTGAGATTTGCGAGCGCCTCAAGCCCGAGCTCCGCAAGCGTGGGCTGCTGTTCGTGGGCATCGACGTGCTGGGCGACTACCTCACTGAGGTGAACGTCACGAGCCCCACGGGCGTGGTGGAGGCCAACCTCCTGGACGACGTGTGCATCGAGGCCCACGTCATCGACCTGGCCGAGCGCCTCGCCGCCGAGCAGCGCCCCGCGCGCTGA
- a CDS encoding MFS transporter, translating into MRALRLPQLSSLRAFEHPGYLAVWLGALISNIGTWMETVSMGVYVTQETGRAEWTGGIVALSFLPSVVLSPLGGALADRFDRRAYVAVGITLQLVLAAVLTVLAFTGKLSVPIVGVVSLLNGCASTLTNPAFSAMLAELVPPRDLHSAMSLNSAQFNLGRIVGPLFAALVLQMGGAPWALFVNTLSFVAVLVALSRVRLPARDAEAKKETLWAGITRGISVARGDEDISLVLWGTLFVAALVAPFIGLVPVFAINVFGQGAAATSLLVACQGAGAVTAAVVVGTLADALGHRRLLGLAATSIGVVSALYWLSPTLTVAAAGIFVLGANYLMLMSGLHAFATSRVPRELQARVSSLYSMVLGGGYAAGVWALGALADRVGVRFVTISASVLFLALVVTLRLLSPRSFAGPQTSQG; encoded by the coding sequence GTGCGCGCACTTCGACTGCCTCAGCTCTCCTCGCTTCGCGCCTTCGAGCACCCCGGCTATCTCGCGGTCTGGCTGGGCGCGCTCATCTCGAACATCGGCACCTGGATGGAGACGGTGTCGATGGGCGTCTACGTCACGCAGGAGACGGGACGCGCCGAGTGGACCGGGGGCATCGTCGCCCTCTCCTTCCTGCCCTCGGTGGTGTTGTCTCCGTTGGGGGGCGCGCTCGCGGACCGGTTCGACCGACGGGCCTACGTCGCGGTGGGCATCACCCTGCAACTGGTGCTCGCCGCGGTGCTGACGGTGCTGGCCTTCACCGGAAAGCTCAGCGTGCCCATCGTCGGAGTCGTCTCGCTGCTCAACGGCTGCGCGAGCACCCTCACCAACCCGGCCTTCTCCGCGATGCTCGCGGAGCTCGTCCCGCCTCGTGATTTGCACAGCGCCATGAGCCTGAACTCGGCGCAGTTCAACCTGGGGCGCATCGTGGGTCCGCTGTTCGCGGCGCTGGTGCTCCAGATGGGCGGCGCGCCGTGGGCGCTGTTCGTCAATACGCTGTCCTTCGTCGCGGTGCTCGTGGCCCTGTCTCGTGTGCGGCTGCCCGCGCGCGACGCCGAGGCGAAGAAGGAGACCCTGTGGGCGGGCATCACCCGTGGCATCTCCGTGGCACGGGGTGACGAGGACATCTCGCTGGTGCTCTGGGGCACGCTGTTCGTCGCCGCGCTGGTGGCTCCGTTCATCGGCCTGGTCCCCGTCTTCGCCATCAACGTCTTTGGGCAGGGCGCCGCCGCGACCTCGCTCCTCGTCGCCTGCCAGGGCGCGGGCGCGGTGACGGCGGCCGTGGTGGTGGGCACCCTGGCGGATGCGCTGGGTCACCGGAGGCTGCTGGGCCTGGCCGCGACGTCCATCGGCGTGGTGTCCGCCCTCTACTGGCTGTCCCCCACCCTCACGGTGGCCGCCGCCGGCATCTTCGTGCTCGGCGCGAACTACCTGATGCTGATGAGCGGCCTGCACGCCTTCGCGACGTCTCGAGTCCCCCGCGAGCTCCAGGCCCGGGTGAGCAGCCTCTACAGCATGGTGCTGGGCGGAGGGTACGCGGCGGGTGTCTGGGCCCTGGGGGCGCTCGCGGACCGGGTGGGGGTGCGCTTCGTCACCATCAGCGCCAGCGTCCTGTTCCTCGCCCTGGTGGTGACGCTGCGCCTGCTCAGCCCCCGCAGCTTCGCAGGACCTCAGACCTCCCAGGGCTGA
- a CDS encoding CapA family protein, producing the protein MLPSAFVLLALATSPGASPAHKFSTAPLAESAELLSSAGSQSVRSALKGEDSVITAAKRAGDGAATAGGALADAASATSNTGSESPANGGATRQDTRTAAPDANPQATGQSTTGTPATPLDLKDPASAASLAGAGALRAAAFTLGAESHFQRGLEALKAKDTTTAITELSTCVTALPSRVDCRWELGWAYSVEGRWTDALTQWTEVQKLAPEHPDLETALAQAQGQAALQSKLAQAPQAQNRPPPPADAKVRIRAVGDMMLGTTVPEGNLPPEGGGSVIAGVRALMEDADLTFANVEGPLCDNGKTTKCRSSRNCYAFRSPTAYGQFFKDAGVDLASTANNHSGDFGELCRRETEATLDALGIAWSGPPGSVATVERNGLRIGMVAFHTSASCNHLNNTATATALVRAAAVEHDIVIVSFHGGAEGGKALHVPKGREVFHGEDRGDLRLFTHAVVDAGAHVVIGHGPHVVRGMEFYKGRLIAYSLGNFATYGRFNLQGPQGLGMVLEVELDREGRFTTGRVLPTKQVDQGLAIPDERGAVLKLLRDLTATDFPDSGAHISEDGTIRPSGRGPVSARFRPRR; encoded by the coding sequence ATGCTTCCGTCCGCCTTTGTTCTGCTGGCGCTCGCCACCTCGCCGGGTGCTTCTCCCGCCCACAAGTTCTCCACAGCGCCGCTCGCGGAGAGCGCCGAGCTGTTGTCCTCGGCCGGCTCACAATCCGTGCGCTCCGCGCTGAAGGGCGAGGACTCCGTCATCACCGCCGCGAAGCGCGCGGGTGACGGAGCCGCGACGGCGGGAGGCGCGCTCGCGGATGCGGCGTCCGCCACCTCGAACACGGGAAGCGAGTCCCCCGCGAACGGCGGCGCCACGCGCCAGGACACCCGCACCGCCGCGCCGGACGCGAACCCGCAGGCCACCGGACAGTCCACGACGGGCACCCCCGCTACCCCTCTCGACCTCAAGGACCCCGCGAGCGCGGCCTCCCTGGCCGGAGCCGGCGCCCTTCGTGCCGCGGCCTTCACCCTGGGCGCCGAGTCCCACTTCCAGCGGGGCCTCGAAGCCCTCAAGGCCAAGGACACCACTACCGCCATCACCGAGCTCTCCACCTGCGTCACCGCCCTCCCCTCCCGCGTCGACTGTCGCTGGGAGCTGGGCTGGGCCTACTCCGTCGAGGGACGCTGGACGGACGCCCTCACCCAGTGGACCGAAGTCCAGAAGCTCGCCCCCGAGCACCCGGACCTCGAGACCGCGCTCGCCCAGGCCCAGGGCCAGGCCGCGCTCCAATCCAAGCTCGCCCAGGCACCTCAAGCCCAGAACCGCCCTCCCCCTCCCGCCGACGCGAAGGTGCGCATCCGCGCCGTGGGCGACATGATGCTCGGCACCACCGTGCCCGAAGGGAACCTGCCACCGGAGGGCGGCGGTAGCGTGATTGCAGGTGTTCGCGCGTTGATGGAGGACGCCGACCTCACCTTCGCCAACGTCGAGGGCCCGCTGTGCGACAACGGCAAGACGACCAAGTGCCGCTCGTCGCGCAACTGCTACGCGTTCCGCTCCCCCACGGCCTACGGCCAGTTCTTCAAGGACGCGGGCGTGGACCTGGCCTCCACCGCGAACAACCACTCGGGTGACTTCGGCGAGCTGTGCCGCCGCGAGACAGAGGCCACGCTCGACGCGCTCGGCATCGCGTGGAGCGGCCCGCCGGGCTCCGTGGCCACCGTGGAGCGCAACGGGCTGCGCATCGGCATGGTCGCCTTCCACACGTCGGCCTCCTGCAACCACCTCAACAACACCGCCACGGCCACCGCCCTGGTGCGCGCGGCGGCGGTCGAGCACGACATCGTCATCGTCTCCTTCCACGGCGGCGCCGAGGGCGGCAAGGCCCTCCACGTCCCCAAGGGCCGCGAGGTGTTCCACGGCGAGGACCGAGGCGACCTGCGCCTCTTCACCCACGCGGTGGTGGACGCGGGTGCCCACGTCGTCATCGGCCACGGCCCGCATGTCGTGCGCGGCATGGAGTTCTACAAGGGCCGCCTCATCGCGTACTCGCTCGGCAACTTCGCCACCTACGGCCGCTTCAACCTCCAAGGTCCACAGGGCCTGGGCATGGTGCTGGAGGTCGAACTGGACCGTGAAGGGCGCTTCACCACCGGCCGGGTCCTCCCCACGAAGCAGGTGGACCAGGGCCTCGCCATCCCCGACGAGCGCGGCGCCGTCCTCAAGCTCCTGAGGGACCTCACCGCCACCGACTTCCCAGACTCCGGAGCCCACATCTCGGAGGACGGCACCATCCGCCCCTCGGGCCGGGGCCCCGTCTCCGCGCGCTTCCGTCCCCGCCGTTAG
- a CDS encoding DoxX family protein encodes MSAVMLSEQPDILKAAALLPPRLSLGSTMVVHGLAKLRKEGTETHVGFFEQLGIRPSRPFVLATGVTELLSGVSAILGFATRPAALAVLVTQAVAIAKVHGSKGFDVTKGGYEFNLAMSAIALGLLVRGPGRLSLSEALGAWARRRERRRLRWLPRQRRASRMLDLLG; translated from the coding sequence ATGAGCGCGGTGATGCTGTCCGAGCAACCCGACATCTTGAAGGCAGCGGCCCTGCTTCCGCCGCGTCTGTCGTTGGGCTCGACGATGGTGGTGCATGGGCTCGCGAAGCTGCGGAAGGAAGGCACCGAGACGCATGTGGGCTTCTTCGAGCAGCTGGGCATCCGGCCCTCGCGGCCCTTCGTGTTGGCCACGGGGGTGACGGAGCTGCTCTCGGGAGTGAGCGCGATTTTGGGGTTCGCCACCCGGCCCGCCGCGCTGGCGGTGCTCGTCACGCAAGCGGTGGCCATCGCCAAGGTGCATGGCTCGAAGGGCTTCGACGTCACGAAGGGCGGCTACGAGTTCAACCTCGCCATGAGCGCCATCGCCCTGGGGTTGCTGGTGCGGGGGCCCGGGCGACTGTCCTTGAGTGAGGCCCTGGGAGCGTGGGCAAGGCGACGGGAGCGGAGGCGGCTGCGATGGCTGCCCCGTCAGCGCCGAGCCTCCCGGATGCTCGACCTGCTGGGATAG
- a CDS encoding tRNA1(Val) (adenine(37)-N6)-methyltransferase gives MPDSILQPGPDETLDSIGTSGVRVLQRRNGYRFTLDAVLLAHFAASESVGSGGTLLELGAGSGVVSFLLVKQFGLGPVDAVELQPAVHARLVRAVALNACEAQVRPVLGDLCRIRELVPGGAYAHVVSNPPFRLADAGVRSPDDERAISKSEVACDARAVILAARHALAPGGTVSLVYPAARVAEVLSLLGQAKLHPRVLRFVHSRVDAPATRFLVQAVRDKDRGLSVRPPLVVHGSGPGGYSSEVAALMDAPLAEQGD, from the coding sequence GTGCCCGACTCCATCCTCCAGCCCGGTCCGGACGAGACACTCGACTCGATTGGCACCTCGGGTGTCCGCGTGCTCCAGCGGCGCAACGGCTACCGCTTCACGCTGGATGCCGTGCTGCTCGCGCACTTCGCGGCCTCGGAGTCCGTGGGCTCCGGTGGCACGCTGCTGGAGCTGGGCGCGGGCAGCGGCGTGGTGTCGTTCCTGCTCGTGAAGCAGTTCGGCCTGGGGCCGGTGGACGCGGTGGAGCTTCAGCCCGCCGTGCATGCGCGGCTCGTGCGCGCCGTGGCGCTCAATGCCTGTGAGGCCCAGGTGCGGCCGGTGCTGGGAGACCTGTGCCGCATCCGCGAGCTCGTCCCGGGGGGCGCGTATGCGCACGTCGTATCCAATCCCCCCTTCCGCCTCGCCGACGCGGGTGTCCGCAGCCCGGATGACGAGCGCGCCATCTCGAAGTCAGAGGTGGCCTGTGATGCGCGGGCCGTCATCCTGGCGGCGCGTCATGCCCTGGCTCCCGGTGGCACGGTGAGCCTGGTGTACCCGGCGGCGCGCGTGGCGGAGGTCCTGAGCCTCTTGGGACAGGCGAAGCTGCATCCACGCGTGCTTCGCTTCGTGCACTCGCGGGTTGACGCTCCCGCAACGCGGTTCCTCGTGCAGGCGGTGCGAGACAAGGACCGGGGGCTCTCGGTGCGTCCGCCGCTCGTCGTCCATGGCTCGGGGCCTGGAGGGTATTCCTCCGAGGTGGCCGCGCTCATGGATGCGCCCCTCGCGGAGCAGGGCGACTGA
- a CDS encoding M16 family metallopeptidase yields the protein MRRLITALVSLSLAGCASQQKPATPEPAPAPAPTTPAAPADAEAFRAAAPQPGKPPELVLPVFQKATLENGLTVLVSTRRELPLVYAGLVFAAGSAQDPAGKPGLADLTYRMLLEGAGSRDTVALDNALGDLGASAIQDVSPDGSRLGVRVLTRNLDSALALLSDMALRPTFAPRAFERRKKQQLADLVRRLGNPNALGQLVFLSSTFGSTHPYGHSATGTPDSVQALTLEDVQGFYKKQVGPAAAALVLTGDISLEDAVALARKHLGTWKAPAALPPAPPAPPASTRQAVYVVPKPGLDQTVMMLGRPAIAAGNPDEFALDLATTVFGGFFGSRLNMNLREDKGYSYGAGAGIDPRLGVGPLSAYTSVRADVTGPALGETMKELNGLKSRPITEKELEAAREGLIRAFPGSFETVEGLGSSAAVLFMKRQPLDEFTRTVEGLRTATAAEVQRAAEKYLDPATLQIVLVGDPLLIQEQVSPLNLGKLMPVEPDTEPGKTRATR from the coding sequence ATGCGCCGCCTCATCACCGCCCTCGTCTCCCTCTCGCTGGCCGGCTGCGCCAGTCAGCAGAAGCCCGCGACCCCGGAGCCCGCGCCGGCGCCCGCTCCGACCACGCCTGCGGCCCCCGCCGACGCGGAGGCCTTCCGCGCCGCGGCGCCCCAGCCCGGCAAGCCCCCGGAGCTGGTGCTGCCCGTCTTCCAGAAGGCCACGCTCGAAAACGGGCTCACCGTGCTGGTGAGCACCCGGCGGGAGCTGCCGCTCGTCTACGCGGGGCTCGTCTTCGCCGCGGGGAGCGCGCAGGACCCGGCGGGCAAGCCGGGCCTGGCCGACCTGACGTATCGGATGTTGTTGGAGGGCGCGGGCAGCCGCGACACGGTGGCGCTGGACAACGCCCTGGGAGACCTGGGCGCCTCCGCCATCCAGGACGTGTCCCCGGACGGCTCGCGGCTGGGCGTGCGCGTGCTGACGCGCAACCTGGACTCCGCGCTGGCGCTGCTGTCGGACATGGCCCTGCGGCCGACGTTCGCGCCCAGGGCGTTCGAGCGTCGGAAGAAGCAGCAGCTCGCGGACCTGGTGCGCCGGCTGGGCAACCCCAACGCGCTGGGGCAGTTGGTGTTCCTCTCCTCCACCTTCGGGAGCACCCACCCTTACGGGCACAGCGCGACGGGGACGCCCGACTCGGTGCAGGCGCTCACGCTGGAGGATGTGCAGGGCTTCTACAAGAAGCAGGTGGGCCCGGCCGCCGCGGCGCTCGTGCTGACGGGGGACATCTCCCTGGAGGACGCGGTGGCGCTCGCCCGGAAGCACCTGGGCACCTGGAAGGCTCCGGCGGCGCTGCCTCCCGCGCCTCCCGCGCCGCCCGCGTCCACGCGTCAGGCGGTGTACGTGGTGCCCAAGCCCGGCCTGGACCAGACGGTGATGATGCTGGGCCGGCCCGCCATCGCCGCGGGGAACCCGGATGAGTTCGCCCTGGACCTGGCCACCACCGTGTTCGGCGGCTTCTTCGGCAGCCGGCTCAACATGAACCTGCGCGAGGACAAGGGCTACAGCTACGGCGCCGGCGCGGGCATCGACCCTCGGCTGGGCGTGGGCCCGCTCAGCGCGTACACGTCCGTGCGCGCGGACGTCACCGGGCCCGCGCTCGGTGAGACGATGAAGGAGCTCAACGGGCTGAAGTCGCGCCCCATCACCGAGAAGGAGCTGGAGGCGGCGCGCGAGGGACTCATCCGCGCCTTCCCGGGCTCCTTCGAGACGGTGGAGGGACTGGGCTCCAGCGCCGCGGTGCTGTTCATGAAGCGCCAGCCGCTGGATGAGTTCACCCGCACCGTGGAGGGCCTGCGCACGGCCACCGCGGCCGAGGTGCAGCGCGCGGCGGAGAAGTACCTGGACCCGGCGACGCTGCAAATCGTCCTCGTGGGAGACCCGCTCCTCATCCAGGAGCAGGTGTCTCCGCTCAACCTGGGCAAGTTGATGCCGGTGGAGCCGGACACGGAGCCCGGGAAGACTCGCGCGACCCGCTGA